In Streptomyces dangxiongensis, one DNA window encodes the following:
- the gabT gene encoding 4-aminobutyrate--2-oxoglutarate transaminase: MTALPQERRVVTAIPGPKSQELQARRTAAVAQGVGSVLPVFTTRAGGGIIEDVDGNRLIDFGSGIAVTSVGASAEAVVRRASAQLADFTHTCFMVTPYEGYVEVAEALAELTPGDHAKKSALFNSGAEAVENAVKIARAYTKRQAVVVFDHGYHGRTNLTMALTAKNMPYKHGFGPFAPEVYRVPVAYGYRWPTGAENAGPEAAAQAIDQITKQVGPDNVAAIIIEPVLGEGGFIEPAKGFLPAIVKFANDNGIVFVADEIQSGFCRTGQWFACEDEGIVPDLITTAKGIAGGLPLAAVTGRAEIMDAAHAGGLGGTYGGNPVACAGALGAIETMRELDLNGKAKRIEEIMKGRLTAMAEKFDIIGDVRGRGAMIAVELVKDRTTKEPNPEATAALAKACHAEGLLVLTCGTYGNVLRFLPPLVIGEDLLGEGLDIIEQAFAGA, from the coding sequence ATGACCGCACTTCCGCAGGAGCGCCGCGTCGTCACCGCCATTCCCGGCCCGAAGTCGCAGGAGCTTCAGGCCCGCCGTACCGCCGCGGTCGCGCAGGGCGTGGGCTCCGTGCTGCCCGTGTTCACCACCCGCGCGGGCGGCGGCATCATCGAGGACGTCGACGGCAACCGGCTCATCGACTTCGGTTCCGGTATCGCGGTGACGAGCGTCGGCGCGTCCGCCGAGGCCGTCGTGCGCCGGGCCTCCGCCCAGCTCGCCGACTTCACCCACACCTGTTTCATGGTCACCCCGTACGAGGGCTACGTGGAGGTCGCCGAGGCGCTGGCCGAGCTGACCCCGGGCGACCACGCCAAGAAGTCGGCGCTGTTCAACTCCGGCGCCGAGGCCGTCGAGAACGCCGTCAAGATCGCTCGCGCGTACACCAAGCGGCAGGCCGTGGTCGTGTTCGACCACGGTTACCACGGCCGGACCAACCTGACCATGGCGCTGACGGCGAAGAACATGCCGTACAAGCACGGCTTCGGGCCGTTCGCGCCCGAGGTGTACCGCGTGCCGGTGGCGTACGGCTACCGCTGGCCGACCGGTGCGGAGAACGCCGGTCCGGAGGCCGCCGCGCAGGCCATCGACCAGATCACCAAGCAGGTCGGTCCGGACAACGTCGCCGCGATCATCATCGAGCCGGTGCTCGGTGAGGGCGGCTTCATCGAGCCGGCCAAGGGCTTCCTGCCGGCGATCGTGAAGTTCGCCAACGACAACGGCATCGTGTTCGTCGCCGACGAGATCCAGTCCGGTTTCTGCCGTACGGGCCAGTGGTTCGCGTGCGAGGACGAGGGCATCGTCCCGGACCTGATCACCACCGCCAAGGGCATCGCCGGCGGTCTGCCGCTGGCCGCCGTCACCGGCCGCGCGGAGATCATGGACGCCGCGCACGCGGGCGGCCTGGGTGGTACGTACGGCGGTAACCCCGTCGCCTGCGCGGGTGCGCTCGGCGCCATCGAGACCATGCGGGAGCTGGACCTCAACGGCAAGGCCAAGCGCATCGAGGAGATCATGAAGGGTCGCCTCACCGCCATGGCCGAGAAGTTCGACATCATCGGCGACGTCCGTGGCCGTGGCGCGATGATCGCCGTCGAGCTGGTCAAGGACCGCACCACCAAGGAGCCGAACCCGGAGGCCACCGCCGCGCTGGCCAAGGCCTGCCACGCCGAGGGTCTGCTGGTCCTGACCTGCGGCACCTACGGCAACGTGCTGCGCTTCCTGCCCCCGCTCGTCATCGGCGAGGACCTGCTGGGCGAGGGCCTCGACATCATCGAGCAGGCTTTCGCGGGCGCCTGA
- a CDS encoding phosphatase PAP2 family protein — protein sequence MSTSVRRALLPVVAAVAALLFVLITWQVVAHGPLLGPDARLSRALIRPDRFSELLADLGNVQVALPALAAALVHAARRGRATGADRWWIPPLAAAALMALVPALVVPLKDFTGRPGTPVVPPATGYFPSGHTVTAVVAYGSATLLLLPRLRSSAARRLLVAGCAVLVLGVSYGLVRRGWHWPLDVVAGWCLGTVLLTALALVIQPK from the coding sequence GTGTCGACCTCAGTCCGCCGCGCCCTGTTGCCCGTCGTCGCGGCCGTCGCGGCCCTCCTGTTCGTCCTGATCACCTGGCAGGTCGTGGCGCACGGCCCGCTGCTGGGACCGGACGCCCGGCTGAGCCGGGCCCTGATCCGTCCGGACCGCTTCTCCGAACTCCTCGCCGACCTCGGCAACGTCCAGGTCGCCCTCCCCGCGCTCGCCGCGGCCCTCGTGCACGCGGCCCGGCGGGGCCGGGCCACCGGTGCGGACCGGTGGTGGATCCCGCCGCTCGCCGCGGCCGCGCTGATGGCGCTGGTCCCGGCACTCGTCGTGCCGCTGAAGGACTTCACCGGCCGGCCGGGGACCCCTGTGGTGCCCCCGGCGACCGGCTACTTCCCGTCGGGTCACACCGTGACGGCGGTGGTCGCGTACGGCTCCGCGACCCTGCTCCTGCTGCCCCGGCTGCGCTCGTCCGCCGCCCGCCGCCTGCTGGTGGCCGGCTGTGCGGTGCTCGTCCTCGGGGTGTCGTACGGCCTGGTGCGCCGGGGCTGGCACTGGCCGCTGGACGTGGTGGCCGGCTGGTGCCTGGGCACGGTGCTGCTGACCGCCCTCGCCCTGGTGATTCAGCCGAAGTAG
- a CDS encoding chitinase, translating to MDRPRRPGSVLTVLTAALLAVPGITALSSAADAADVADVADVDTAVNGGFESGLTNWTCTAGTTVDSPVHSGKAALQATPAGGDNAQCSQTVTVRPDAQYTLSGYVRGSYVYLGATGTGTTDVSTWTQSAPDWQKLSTTFRTGPSTTKVTINTHGWYGTGAYNADDITLVGPGGSGTGQPPTAPTGLRTTTVTSSSIGLSWSAATGATGYAVYRDGARVQTVTGTSATVSGLAASTAYGFQVAAVNDAGESAKSAAVTATTGAGTGGGPADLPAHALVGYLHASFANGAGYTRLADVPDGWDIIDLAFGEPTSATSGDIRFNRCPVTECPNVESDADFKAAVKAKQAAGKKVLISIGGQNGQVTLTTTAARDAFVSSVSKIIDTYGLDGLDVDFEGHSLSLNAGDTDFRNPTTPVIVNLISALKTLKAKYGAKFVLTMAPETFFVQNGYQFYGAGKWGGQDPRCGAYLPVIHALRDDLTLLHVQDYNSGPIMGLDNQYHSMGGADFHIAMTDMLLTGFPVAGDANNVFPPLRPDQVAIGMPASTNAGNGHVSPSEVTKALDCLTKKTNCGSYAPHGTWPALRGLMTWSVNWDRYANWEFQKNFDAYFG from the coding sequence GTGGATCGCCCCAGACGTCCCGGCTCCGTCCTCACCGTGCTCACGGCCGCACTGCTGGCCGTGCCCGGTATCACCGCGCTCTCGTCGGCCGCCGACGCGGCCGACGTGGCCGACGTGGCCGACGTGGACACAGCCGTCAACGGCGGCTTCGAGTCCGGCCTCACCAACTGGACCTGCACGGCCGGCACGACCGTCGACTCGCCCGTGCACAGCGGGAAGGCCGCCCTCCAGGCGACCCCCGCGGGCGGCGACAACGCCCAGTGCAGCCAGACGGTGACCGTCCGGCCCGACGCGCAGTACACCCTGTCCGGTTACGTCCGCGGCTCCTACGTCTACCTCGGCGCGACCGGCACCGGCACCACCGACGTCTCCACCTGGACCCAGTCCGCCCCCGACTGGCAGAAGCTGAGCACCACCTTCCGCACGGGACCCAGCACCACCAAGGTCACGATCAACACGCACGGCTGGTACGGCACCGGCGCCTACAACGCCGACGACATCACCCTCGTCGGCCCCGGCGGCAGCGGCACCGGGCAGCCGCCCACCGCACCCACCGGCCTGCGGACCACCACCGTGACCTCGTCCTCCATCGGCCTGTCCTGGTCGGCGGCGACCGGCGCCACCGGCTACGCCGTCTACCGCGACGGCGCCCGGGTCCAGACCGTGACCGGCACGTCGGCGACCGTCTCCGGCCTCGCGGCCTCGACGGCGTACGGCTTCCAGGTCGCCGCGGTCAACGACGCCGGTGAGTCCGCGAAGTCCGCGGCAGTGACCGCCACGACCGGCGCGGGCACCGGCGGCGGCCCGGCCGACCTGCCCGCCCACGCCCTCGTCGGCTACCTCCACGCCAGCTTCGCCAACGGCGCCGGCTACACCCGCCTCGCGGACGTCCCCGACGGCTGGGACATCATCGACCTGGCCTTCGGCGAGCCCACCTCGGCCACCTCGGGCGACATCCGCTTCAACCGCTGCCCGGTCACCGAATGCCCGAACGTGGAGAGCGACGCCGACTTCAAGGCCGCGGTCAAGGCCAAGCAGGCGGCCGGCAAGAAGGTGCTGATCTCGATCGGCGGCCAGAACGGCCAGGTCACGCTGACCACGACGGCCGCCCGCGACGCCTTCGTCTCCTCCGTCTCGAAGATCATCGACACCTACGGCCTCGACGGACTCGACGTCGACTTCGAGGGCCACTCGCTGTCCCTGAACGCCGGCGACACCGACTTCAGGAACCCGACCACCCCCGTGATCGTCAACCTGATCTCGGCGCTGAAGACCCTGAAGGCCAAGTACGGCGCCAAGTTCGTCCTGACCATGGCCCCGGAGACCTTCTTCGTGCAGAACGGCTACCAGTTCTACGGCGCCGGCAAGTGGGGCGGCCAGGACCCGCGCTGCGGCGCCTACCTCCCGGTGATCCACGCCCTGCGCGACGACCTGACCCTGCTCCACGTCCAGGACTACAACTCGGGCCCCATCATGGGCCTCGACAACCAGTACCACTCCATGGGCGGCGCCGACTTCCACATCGCCATGACCGACATGCTCCTCACCGGCTTCCCGGTCGCCGGCGACGCGAACAACGTCTTCCCGCCGCTGCGCCCCGACCAGGTCGCCATCGGCATGCCGGCGTCGACGAACGCGGGCAACGGCCACGTCTCCCCGTCCGAGGTCACCAAGGCCCTGGACTGCCTCACGAAGAAGACGAACTGCGGCTCGTACGCGCCCCACGGGACCTGGCCCGCGCTGCGCGGTCTGATGACGTGGTCGGTGAACTGGGACCGCTACGCGAACTGGGAGTTCCAGAAGAACTTCGACGCCTACTTCGGCTGA
- a CDS encoding NAD(P)/FAD-dependent oxidoreductase — protein MAPSAMSRGRDNWTASLSEARPVPYWLEDPGKPPAEPALTGTETCDLLVVGGGYSGLWTALNAKERDPQRDVVLLEGREVGWAASGRNGGFCAASLTHGLPNGLARWPGEIHRLQELGRRNLDEIEAAVARHGIDCDFERTGEIDVATETYQAWELRDWHRELEEKGLADDIEFLDADAVREQVNSPTFEAGLWDRRGVAMLHPAKLAWGLKQACVRLGVRVYEHTPALTLKQYGGGMAVRTPYGAVRARRVALGTNIFPSLLRRVRSYTVPVYDYALMTEPLEPAQLAEIGWKNRQGLGDSANQFHYFRLSADNRVLWGGYDAIYPYGGRVRAEYDDRPETYAKLAGHFFTCFPQLEGVRFTHAWGGAIDTCSRFSAFFGTAHQGRVAYAAGYTGLGVGATRFGADVMLDLLDGERTERTELEMVRKKPLPFPPEPFAWTGIALTKWSLARADAHGGRRNLWLRTMDRLGLGFDS, from the coding sequence ATGGCCCCGAGCGCCATGAGCCGTGGCAGAGACAACTGGACCGCCTCGCTCTCCGAGGCACGGCCGGTGCCGTACTGGCTGGAGGACCCCGGCAAGCCGCCCGCCGAGCCCGCTCTCACCGGCACCGAGACCTGTGACCTGCTGGTCGTCGGCGGCGGCTACAGCGGGCTGTGGACCGCGCTCAACGCCAAGGAGCGCGACCCGCAGCGCGATGTGGTGCTGCTGGAAGGCCGCGAGGTGGGCTGGGCCGCCTCCGGCCGCAACGGCGGCTTCTGCGCCGCCTCCCTCACCCACGGCCTGCCCAACGGCCTCGCCCGCTGGCCCGGCGAGATCCACCGGCTCCAGGAGCTGGGCCGGCGCAACCTCGACGAGATCGAGGCCGCCGTCGCCCGGCACGGCATCGACTGCGACTTCGAACGCACCGGCGAGATCGACGTCGCCACCGAGACCTACCAGGCCTGGGAACTGCGCGACTGGCACCGGGAGCTGGAGGAGAAGGGGCTCGCCGACGACATCGAGTTCCTGGACGCCGACGCGGTGCGCGAGCAGGTGAACTCGCCGACCTTCGAGGCCGGCCTGTGGGACCGCAGGGGCGTGGCCATGCTGCACCCGGCGAAACTGGCGTGGGGCCTGAAGCAGGCATGCGTCAGGCTCGGGGTCCGGGTCTACGAGCACACGCCCGCGCTGACCTTGAAGCAGTACGGCGGCGGCATGGCCGTACGCACCCCCTACGGCGCGGTGCGCGCCCGCAGGGTGGCGCTCGGCACGAACATCTTCCCGAGCCTGCTGCGGCGCGTGCGGTCGTACACCGTCCCGGTCTACGACTACGCGCTGATGACCGAACCGCTCGAACCCGCCCAGCTTGCGGAGATCGGCTGGAAGAACCGGCAGGGGCTCGGGGACAGCGCCAACCAGTTCCACTACTTCCGGCTCTCCGCCGACAACCGCGTCCTGTGGGGCGGCTACGACGCGATCTACCCGTACGGCGGCCGGGTCCGCGCCGAGTACGACGACCGGCCCGAGACGTACGCCAAGCTCGCCGGCCACTTCTTCACCTGCTTCCCGCAGTTGGAGGGCGTCCGCTTCACCCACGCCTGGGGCGGCGCGATCGACACCTGCTCCCGCTTCTCGGCGTTCTTCGGCACCGCCCACCAGGGCCGCGTGGCCTACGCGGCCGGTTACACGGGCCTCGGCGTCGGCGCGACCCGCTTCGGCGCGGACGTCATGCTGGACCTGCTGGACGGAGAGCGCACCGAGCGGACCGAGCTGGAGATGGTCCGCAAGAAGCCGCTGCCGTTCCCGCCGGAACCCTTCGCCTGGACCGGGATCGCCCTCACCAAGTGGTCCCTGGCCCGCGCGGACGCCCACGGTGGCCGGCGGAACCTGTGGCTGCGGACGATGGACCGGCTCGGCCTGGGCTTCGACAGCTAG
- a CDS encoding ABC transporter permease — translation MFLVNWLKRRLVVIAGLLTLAYLLLPNVVVTVFSFNRPKGRFNYEWQQFSTDAWQDPCGVAGMCGSLSLSLQIAVWATIGATVLGTMISFALVRYRFRARGAVNSLIFLPMAMPEVVMAASLLTLFLNMGAQLGFWTILIAHIMFCLSFVVTAVKARVMSMDPRLEEAARDLYAGPVQTFVRVTLPIAAPGIAAGALLSFALSFDDFIITNFNAGSTVTFPMFVWGSAQRGTPVQINVIGTAMFLVAVVFVLTSMVISNRRNKHKA, via the coding sequence ATGTTCCTCGTCAACTGGCTCAAGCGCCGTCTCGTCGTCATCGCGGGACTGCTGACGCTCGCCTATCTGCTGCTGCCGAACGTCGTCGTCACGGTGTTCTCCTTCAACCGGCCCAAGGGACGCTTCAACTACGAGTGGCAGCAGTTCTCCACGGACGCCTGGCAGGACCCGTGCGGGGTCGCCGGCATGTGCGGCTCGCTGTCCCTCAGCCTCCAGATCGCCGTGTGGGCGACGATCGGCGCCACCGTCCTCGGCACGATGATCTCCTTCGCGCTGGTCCGCTACCGCTTCCGCGCCCGCGGCGCCGTCAACTCGCTGATCTTCCTGCCGATGGCGATGCCCGAGGTCGTCATGGCCGCCTCACTGCTCACCCTGTTCCTCAACATGGGCGCCCAGTTGGGCTTCTGGACGATCCTCATCGCGCACATCATGTTCTGCCTGAGCTTCGTCGTCACCGCCGTCAAAGCGCGCGTGATGTCGATGGACCCGCGTCTGGAGGAGGCCGCCCGGGATCTGTACGCCGGTCCCGTGCAGACCTTCGTGCGGGTCACCCTGCCCATCGCGGCACCCGGGATCGCCGCGGGCGCGCTGCTCTCCTTCGCGCTCTCCTTCGACGATTTCATCATCACCAACTTCAACGCCGGTTCGACCGTCACCTTCCCCATGTTCGTGTGGGGGTCGGCGCAGCGCGGAACACCCGTGCAGATCAACGTCATCGGTACGGCCATGTTCCTGGTCGCCGTGGTGTTCGTGCTGACGTCGATGGTCATCAGCAATCGCCGCAACAAGCACAAGGCATAA
- a CDS encoding ABC transporter permease, translating into MSTLTEAPPPLSPTTPEKSPPRGRGRFTPYWLLLPGLLWLVVFFALPMLYQASTSVQTGSLEQGYKVTWHLATYWDALSEYWPQFLRSVLYAAAATVLCLLLGYPLAYLIAFRAGRWRNLIMILVIAPFFTSFLIRTLAWKTILADDGPVVHTLNSLHVLALTDWLGWTAGDRVLATPLAVVCGLTYNFLPFMILPLYSSLERIDGRLHEAAGDLYARPWTTFRKVTFPLSMPGVVSGTLLTFIPAAGDYVNAELLGSTDTRMIGNVIQTQFLRILDYPTAAALSFILMAAILAMVTLYIRRSGTEDLV; encoded by the coding sequence ATGTCGACGCTCACCGAGGCGCCCCCGCCGCTCAGTCCCACCACCCCCGAGAAGAGCCCCCCGCGCGGACGCGGCCGGTTCACGCCGTACTGGCTGCTGCTGCCCGGCCTGCTGTGGCTGGTCGTCTTCTTCGCGCTGCCGATGCTCTACCAGGCCTCCACGTCCGTGCAGACCGGCTCCCTGGAACAGGGCTACAAGGTCACCTGGCACCTGGCGACGTACTGGGACGCCCTGTCCGAGTACTGGCCGCAGTTCCTGCGGTCCGTCCTCTACGCCGCCGCGGCGACCGTGCTCTGCCTGCTCCTCGGCTACCCGCTCGCCTATCTGATCGCCTTCCGCGCGGGCCGCTGGCGGAACCTGATCATGATCCTGGTGATCGCGCCGTTCTTCACCAGCTTCCTGATCCGCACCCTGGCCTGGAAGACGATCCTCGCCGACGACGGCCCGGTCGTGCACACGCTGAACTCGCTGCACGTCCTGGCCCTGACCGACTGGCTGGGCTGGACGGCCGGCGACCGGGTGCTGGCCACCCCGCTGGCGGTCGTCTGCGGACTGACGTACAACTTCCTGCCGTTCATGATCCTGCCGCTGTACAGCTCGCTGGAGCGGATCGACGGGCGGCTGCACGAAGCGGCCGGCGACCTGTACGCCCGGCCCTGGACCACCTTCCGCAAAGTGACCTTCCCGCTGTCGATGCCGGGCGTGGTCTCCGGGACCCTGCTGACGTTCATCCCGGCGGCCGGTGACTACGTCAACGCCGAACTCCTCGGCTCCACCGACACCCGCATGATCGGCAACGTCATCCAGACGCAGTTCCTGCGCATCCTGGACTACCCGACGGCGGCGGCGCTCTCCTTCATCCTCATGGCCGCGATCCTGGCCATGGTCACGCTCTACATCCGCCGGTCGGGGACGGAGGACCTGGTCTAG
- a CDS encoding ABC transporter ATP-binding protein, protein MKTTPDNSGDVRLSGISKTYGSFTAVHPLDLTVPQGSFFALLGASGCGKTTTLRMIAGLEEPSSGTVRLGEEDVTHLPPYKRPVNTVFQSYALFPHLDIFENVAFGLRRRGVKSVKKQVEEMLDLVQLGEQARKKPHQLSGGQQQRVAVARALINHPKVLLLDEPLGALDLKLRRQMQLELKRIQTEVGITFVHVTHDQEEAMTMADTVAVMNGGRVEQLGSPADLYENPRTTFVANFLGTSNLIRAEVDTRSGDDLVLTAGGGKLVLSEARCSAPTTAGGTVLVGIRPEKISLTHADDAGSVPAGRNRITGTIADASFIGVSTQYVIDSPVCEELSVYVQNVERDGRLVPGAEVVLHWSPAHTFGLDAAQDIDAGTEEEVAA, encoded by the coding sequence ATGAAGACGACACCAGACAACAGCGGCGACGTCCGCCTCTCCGGTATCTCCAAGACCTACGGCTCCTTCACCGCCGTACACCCGCTGGACCTGACCGTGCCCCAGGGTTCCTTCTTCGCCCTGCTCGGTGCCTCCGGCTGCGGCAAGACCACCACCCTGCGCATGATCGCCGGCCTGGAGGAGCCCAGCTCGGGCACCGTCCGCCTCGGTGAGGAGGACGTCACGCACCTGCCGCCGTACAAGCGGCCCGTGAACACGGTCTTCCAGTCCTACGCCCTCTTCCCGCACCTGGACATCTTCGAGAACGTCGCCTTCGGCCTGCGCCGGCGGGGCGTGAAGAGCGTGAAGAAGCAGGTCGAGGAGATGCTGGACCTGGTCCAGCTCGGTGAGCAGGCGCGCAAGAAACCGCACCAGCTCTCCGGTGGCCAGCAGCAGCGCGTGGCGGTCGCCCGCGCCCTCATCAACCACCCCAAGGTGCTCCTCCTCGACGAGCCCCTCGGCGCCCTCGACCTCAAGCTGCGCCGCCAGATGCAGCTTGAGCTGAAGCGGATCCAGACCGAGGTCGGCATCACCTTCGTCCATGTCACGCACGACCAGGAGGAGGCCATGACCATGGCCGACACGGTCGCCGTGATGAACGGCGGCCGGGTCGAGCAGCTCGGTTCGCCGGCCGACCTCTACGAGAACCCGCGGACCACCTTCGTCGCGAACTTCCTCGGCACCTCCAACCTCATCCGCGCCGAGGTCGACACCCGCAGCGGCGACGACCTCGTGCTGACAGCGGGCGGCGGCAAGCTGGTGCTGTCCGAGGCGCGGTGTTCGGCCCCGACGACGGCCGGCGGCACGGTGCTGGTCGGCATCCGCCCGGAGAAGATCTCCCTCACGCACGCCGACGACGCCGGCTCCGTCCCCGCGGGCCGCAACCGCATCACCGGCACGATCGCCGACGCGAGCTTCATCGGCGTCTCCACGCAGTACGTCATCGACAGCCCCGTCTGCGAGGAGCTGTCGGTGTACGTGCAGAACGTCGAGCGCGACGGCCGGCTCGTCCCCGGCGCCGAGGTGGTCCTGCACTGGAGCCCGGCGCACACCTTCGGCCTCGACGCGGCGCAGGACATCGACGCGGGCACCGAGGAAGAGGTCGCCGCCTGA
- a CDS encoding polyamine ABC transporter substrate-binding protein has product MEQYEPDRLTPPQVAAMRRSLRNGRAGLTRRSLLRASAGGALAAGGLGALSACGIPAAGKSQGGTSAEDHSAKEKVVDFSNWTEYIDVDDKGKRHPTLDAFRGRTGITVRYTEDINDNNEFFGKIKPQLAAGQDTGRDIIVLTDWLAARLIRLGWVQKLDPSNLPHAYSNLSAQFRNPDWDPGRAYSYPWQGISTVIAYNRKALDGIEVTSVSDLLDNPRLKGRVGFLSEMRDSVGMTLLDMGKDPAKFTDDDFDAAIARLQKAVDKGQIRRFTGNDYTSDLTKGDFAACVAWAGDVVQLKADSPDVDFVVPDSGYVTSTDNMCVPNRARHKTNAERLIDFYYEPRQAAELAAYINYVTPVDGVKPYLAKIDKDAADNPLIVPDKAMQAKSHAFRSLSQKEETAYEEKFAKLTGA; this is encoded by the coding sequence ATGGAGCAGTACGAGCCCGACCGCCTGACCCCGCCGCAAGTCGCGGCCATGCGGCGCAGCCTCCGCAACGGCAGGGCCGGCCTGACCCGCCGGTCGCTGCTGCGGGCGTCCGCGGGCGGCGCGCTCGCGGCCGGCGGCCTCGGGGCGCTGAGCGCCTGCGGGATCCCCGCGGCGGGCAAGAGCCAGGGCGGCACCTCCGCCGAGGACCACTCGGCCAAGGAGAAGGTGGTGGACTTCTCCAACTGGACCGAGTACATCGACGTCGACGACAAGGGCAAGCGCCACCCGACGCTCGACGCCTTCCGCGGGCGGACCGGGATCACGGTCAGGTACACCGAGGACATCAACGACAACAACGAGTTCTTCGGCAAGATCAAGCCGCAGCTCGCCGCCGGCCAGGACACCGGCCGGGACATCATCGTCCTGACCGACTGGCTGGCCGCCCGGCTCATCCGCCTCGGCTGGGTGCAGAAGCTGGACCCGTCGAACCTGCCGCACGCCTACAGCAACCTCTCGGCCCAGTTCCGCAACCCGGACTGGGACCCCGGGCGGGCCTACTCCTACCCCTGGCAGGGCATCTCCACCGTCATCGCCTACAACCGGAAGGCGCTCGACGGCATCGAGGTCACCTCGGTCTCCGACCTGCTGGACAACCCCCGGCTCAAGGGGCGCGTCGGCTTCCTGTCGGAGATGCGCGACTCCGTCGGCATGACCCTGCTCGACATGGGCAAGGACCCGGCGAAGTTCACCGACGACGACTTCGACGCGGCCATCGCCCGTCTCCAGAAGGCCGTCGACAAAGGACAGATCCGCCGCTTCACCGGCAACGACTACACGTCCGACCTGACCAAGGGCGACTTCGCGGCCTGCGTCGCCTGGGCGGGCGACGTCGTCCAGCTCAAGGCGGACAGCCCGGACGTCGACTTCGTCGTCCCCGACAGCGGCTACGTGACGTCGACCGACAACATGTGCGTACCGAACAGGGCGCGCCACAAGACGAACGCCGAGCGGCTCATCGACTTCTACTACGAGCCCCGGCAGGCCGCGGAGCTGGCCGCGTACATCAACTACGTGACGCCGGTCGACGGGGTGAAGCCGTACCTTGCGAAGATCGACAAAGACGCGGCGGACAACCCGCTGATCGTCCCCGACAAGGCCATGCAGGCGAAGTCCCATGCCTTCCGCTCCCTGAGCCAGAAGGAAGAGACGGCCTACGAAGAGAAGTTCGCGAAGCTCACAGGGGCGTGA